The sequence CCAATCAAGCTAGGCAACTTGCTTCGCTGGCGAACGGCTGACATCGACCAATGGATTGCGACCGGATGCAAGGCCGTTCGCTCTGCGGGGAGGGCTGGCCAGTGAGCGATGCGATTCAAGACCGGGACCGCGATGAAGGCGAGCGGCGCAAACAGGCCGCCTTAGACTCGCTCGCCGAGCGGCGTGAAGTCGACGTGTTGCGTGGCCGGCGAGCGCTACTAAGGCGATTGCTCGACGTAGGGACCGCGACGGCTGATGACGTGCGGGACGCCGTTACGCTGCCGCGCGCCATCAATCCGAAGCTGTTCGGTTCCGTGCCATTGGTTTTAGTGAAGGCAGGCGTCATCGAACACGATGGCTTTGCCGTGACGTGCCGGCCGCAAGCGCACGCAAGGCCGATTAGCCGTTGGCGATTGTCCGACCGCGGGAAAGCCGAGCGATGGTTGCTCGCCAATCCTGACCGGGACGACGATTGCCAAGACGGCGACCAGGGGCTTTTGTTTCCGATCAAACCAAAACCCAAAACCCCTAACAACGAACCGGGCGCAACGGTGGCTGCCGTGGCGCCCGGTATGGAGGATTCGCAATGGCTCGTAAATCTCTAAGCGACATTCTAAGGGCCGGCGACCGCGAAAAGCTAGCGTCGGCGTGGAACTCGACCGAAGCGGCGAAAGACCTTTTGCCGCTGCCAAAAGGCGATTACGTCGCGACCGTTGAGTCGGGCGAAAACTTCAACGCCCAAACCGGCACGCCCGGTTACAAGCTCACGTTCCGCATTGTGGAAGGCGAGCATACGGGCCGTCGATTTTGGCACGATGTATGGCTCACCGAAGCCGCGTTGTCGATGACCAAACGCGATTTAGGAAAGATCGGCGTTACGTCCCTCGACCAGCTTGAACGGCCGCTGCCGCAAGGCATCGTTTGCGCCGTCAAGCTGGTGCTGCTGACTGATGACGATCGATCCCAACACAACAAGGTGAAATCGCTCGACCTCTTGCGTATCGACGTGCCGACGCGCGACCCGTTCGCGCCGAGCACCAACGGCGAGCACCAGGCAGACGCCGAGCACCGGGGCACCGACGACAGCGAAGTGGAAGGGGGCGAACCGGAATGAATGCTTGTCCCTACGGCTTTCGTGTCGTGGGGGCAACGTGGGAAGCGCGGCGGCTGGTCGATGCCGCCGCCGCGCTTTCCGCGCATGCCTCTTGCGACCCGCGGGCCGAACTCGACCGCGAATGCTACCTGAGTGCGTTTCAGTACGGCGATGATTTTCGTCGGCACGTGGAAGCGACCGGCTCGACGAAAGAATTTGCCGGCGAATGTTGGGCGCCGTGGCTGTGGTTCGATGTTGATCGCGCCAACTTGTCGATTGCTCTAGCCGCCGCCCGCCGGCTCGCCGTGACCCTCGACGAACGCTATCGGCTGGCCGACGGCGATGTGCTGGCGTTCTATAGCGGCGGCAAAGGTTTTCATCTTGGGTTGCCTACTTCGCTCTGGCAACCAAAGCCGGCTGTCACGTTCCACAAGATCGCACGGCGGTTTGCCGAACGGCTCGCCGAGCTGGCCGGCGTGACGATCGACACCGGCGTGTACGACAAGGTGCGTTTGTTCCGTGCTCCGAACTCTCGGCACCCCAAGACGGGCTTGCACAAGAGGCAGCTCTCGCTCGACGTGCTGATGCAAATGTCGATCGACGGCATCAAGGAACTGGCCGCCGAGCCGACGCCGTTCGACTTGCCAGAACCGGCCGCGACGAACGACCAGGCCGCTGCGGATTGGCTCGACGCCGAAACCGAAGTAGGGCGACAAGGCGAAGCGAACGCCGCACGGCGGGCCGAACGCAAGGGTTCATCGACCTTGAACCGCTCGACGCTGGCAATCATTCGTGACGGCGACGCGCTGGCCACTGGCGACCGACACCGCATGCTGTTTTCGGCCGCCGCGAACCTTGGCGAGTTTGGTTGCCCGTCAGCGCTCGCACAAGCGTTGCTGACTGAGGCCGGACTTGATTCAGGGCTGCCGCCGAAAGAAGTGCGGCGACAAATCGAATGCGGGCTAACGCATGGGAGAAACGGCTAAGCCGGCTGAAGCGGCTGCACGTTCGAAACGTGCGACAAGGCACAAAAGACGAAGGAATCCTTTTCGGGATAGGCCAGCAAGAGGTTGCTCTTCATCACAATCGCGTTCTCAGGGTGACGAACTTCATGGATCTCGCCGTTCGACAAATGGACCTCAAAGGGGCGAAACGGCTGTATCCGCAACATGGTTTGAATGGCGTCGGCGTTCATACCCCCAAGTCTATCAGGACTGACAGCGAATGACAAACGCGAACTACCAAACCGCCGGCGACGTGTTCGACGGCTGGCGCGACGACGTGCTCACCGGCTCGCCGCCCGTGCTCTATCCGATCGGCGCCGGCGACCTGGCACGCATCGAAATCGGGCCGGGGCTGGTAACGCTGTTCGGCGGAGCACCGGGGGCCGGCAAGAGCGCGTTTGTAATGCAGGCCGTGACCGACGCCTTGCGATTGACGCCTACGCTGCGCGTTCTGGTGTGTTCGATTGAAATGCCGCCGCGGGTTTTGCTCGACCGCCAGCTTGCACGGCTTAGCGGCATCGACTTGACCTCGATTCGCTATCGGCGGTTCGACGCTTCGCACGCCGATCGGCTCGACCAGGCGATGCACACGTTGGAAGCGATCAGCGAACGGTTGGCGTTTGTGCGCCCACCGTTCGACCTCGAAAACGTGGCCGCCAGTGCCGACGCCTTGCATGCCGACTTGATCGTGCTCGATTACATCCAACGCATCCCGCCGCCCGGAACGCACGGCGACCGCCGCGGGGCCGTCGATGCCAGCATGAATTACTTGCGGCAGTTTGCCGACGCCGGGGTTGCTACGGTTGTCGTGGCCGCGGTGGCACGGGCAAAAGACCGCAATGGCCGATCAAGCTATGACGGCGAAGGGTTGAACCTGGCATCATTCCGCGAAAGCTCTGAACTGGAATTTGGGGCCGACGATGCTTTCATTCTGGCGCCCGACGACAAGCACGATGACCAGGTTGTCTTGAAGCATTTGAAGGCCCGGCATACGGAAGCAAAAGACCTTGTGCTGCGGTTCGACCGTCCGCACCAGTCCTTCGCGCCCGTTACCGCCGGCGAAGCTTGGACGCCCGAAAAAGGCCGGCTGCAATCGGCGTTGGCTTCGCTCTGGCATAGGACCGACGCGGCCGACGATGACGAGGGGGACGATGACGAAGATGAATGAGCCGCGAATACTACCCGGTTGCTCGACGCTGCCGCCTATGAAGCCGGCGACCAATGGCAAGACCGGCTCGACGATCGGCGACCCGGACGACGGGGGCAAGAGCAAAGCGAAGCGTAAGAGCGGCGACCGCTTCGCCATTCTCAACGCCTTTGTGGACTTCACCGCCGTCAGCTTGCCGCGTGCTGAATTACTGGTTTGGTTCACGTTGTTCCGCGACACGAAACCGGACGGGCTGGCCCGCACGTCGCAAGCCGATCTTGCTCGCCGAGCCGGCGTGAATCTTCGCACGGTAAAGCGTGCCGTCGCCAGTCTGGAAGACCGGGGCTTGCTGAAAATCGTTCGCCGCGGCGGGCTACGGAGGGGAGTGTCGAGCTACCGGGTTCGGCCGCTGGAAAGGGACTGAGACAAGGTGGCGTGGGTGCCACCATACAAGGTGACATTTCGCGTCCGTTATAGGTGGCGTGGGTGCCACCCATCCCATAAGGGACCATAAGAGCGGTCCCCTTGATGTCCGCTGGCGCGGACGGGGACCGCTCGAAAACAGAAAGGCAGTAGAACATCATGCCCACCGACGCCGCCTTGCTGGCGCAACTGCAAACGCTCTGGCAGGTCGTGCCGCCGCCGGGCCCAGAGGGCGCCCCGCCGCCGGCTGTCTCGACGGACCCGCCACCAGAACCGCCCGTAAGCGAACAAGGCGAAGTCGCCGACGTGTACCAGGACGAAGGCATTTATCTCTGGCCGGACGAACCGACCGCCGCCGATCTTGGCCCGTTCGCTTTGCTCGACGATACCGACGGGGAGTATTTGTTGGGCCGGCATCGCTACCCGGAACCGTGCGGATTCTGTGGGGGACGCTGCTGGCACAACCCGAATTGCGTGGCGTTGTGCGATGAATGGCTGATATCGATGCCGTTCGGCAAGCACAAAGGAAAGCCGGTTGCCAGTCTCGACCACGATTACTTGGCATGGCTGCTGAAATGCGGCATGGAACTGAACGCCGAGCTACGCCGCGAAATCGAGCGCGTGCTAGGAATCGAACAAGTCGCTTGACAGCGCGCACCGTTGACTTGACACTGTGAAGTGAGTATCATCTGAGTGTCTTGACACGCACTCAAACCAAAACGGAGAGCACGAAATGAGAGTTGCGCATAGTGAACCGTACAAAATTGATCAGACCTGCGAAATTCGCCTGGGGGTGGCATCTTGGGATGATGGCTC is a genomic window of Pirellulales bacterium containing:
- a CDS encoding DUF669 domain-containing protein, with translation MARKSLSDILRAGDREKLASAWNSTEAAKDLLPLPKGDYVATVESGENFNAQTGTPGYKLTFRIVEGEHTGRRFWHDVWLTEAALSMTKRDLGKIGVTSLDQLERPLPQGIVCAVKLVLLTDDDRSQHNKVKSLDLLRIDVPTRDPFAPSTNGEHQADAEHRGTDDSEVEGGEPE
- a CDS encoding DNA primase, translated to MNACPYGFRVVGATWEARRLVDAAAALSAHASCDPRAELDRECYLSAFQYGDDFRRHVEATGSTKEFAGECWAPWLWFDVDRANLSIALAAARRLAVTLDERYRLADGDVLAFYSGGKGFHLGLPTSLWQPKPAVTFHKIARRFAERLAELAGVTIDTGVYDKVRLFRAPNSRHPKTGLHKRQLSLDVLMQMSIDGIKELAAEPTPFDLPEPAATNDQAAADWLDAETEVGRQGEANAARRAERKGSSTLNRSTLAIIRDGDALATGDRHRMLFSAAANLGEFGCPSALAQALLTEAGLDSGLPPKEVRRQIECGLTHGRNG
- a CDS encoding DnaB-like helicase C-terminal domain-containing protein; the protein is MTNANYQTAGDVFDGWRDDVLTGSPPVLYPIGAGDLARIEIGPGLVTLFGGAPGAGKSAFVMQAVTDALRLTPTLRVLVCSIEMPPRVLLDRQLARLSGIDLTSIRYRRFDASHADRLDQAMHTLEAISERLAFVRPPFDLENVAASADALHADLIVLDYIQRIPPPGTHGDRRGAVDASMNYLRQFADAGVATVVVAAVARAKDRNGRSSYDGEGLNLASFRESSELEFGADDAFILAPDDKHDDQVVLKHLKARHTEAKDLVLRFDRPHQSFAPVTAGEAWTPEKGRLQSALASLWHRTDAADDDEGDDDEDE
- a CDS encoding helix-turn-helix domain-containing protein → MTKMNEPRILPGCSTLPPMKPATNGKTGSTIGDPDDGGKSKAKRKSGDRFAILNAFVDFTAVSLPRAELLVWFTLFRDTKPDGLARTSQADLARRAGVNLRTVKRAVASLEDRGLLKIVRRGGLRRGVSSYRVRPLERD
- a CDS encoding DUF3820 family protein, which translates into the protein MPTDAALLAQLQTLWQVVPPPGPEGAPPPAVSTDPPPEPPVSEQGEVADVYQDEGIYLWPDEPTAADLGPFALLDDTDGEYLLGRHRYPEPCGFCGGRCWHNPNCVALCDEWLISMPFGKHKGKPVASLDHDYLAWLLKCGMELNAELRREIERVLGIEQVA